The Niabella beijingensis genomic interval CGTTTGGCCGGAAGCAGCAGGAAGGCGTCGCCCTCCGCTTCAAGTTGCGCCTGCACTACCTGCAATAGCGGCAGTAACGGCAGCATCGCACTGTGATGGGCTATATTTTTTTGCGGCTCCGCCGATCTCAGGTCGCCCTCGTAAAACGGTGGATTGCTTACAACAGCCCTGTATTTTTTTTCAAAGGGGTACTGCAACACATCCCCCTTTAATAAGCGGATCGTCTGCGACCAGGGGCTTCCAGCAATATTTTCAGCAGCCTGTTCATAATCCGCCGGTTGTATTTCGATGGCTTCAATAGCAACAGGCGCTGCCTGGGCCATCATCAGACTCAGCAACCCGGTTCCCGCTCCGATGTCCAGCACAGTGCCGGAACTGCCCGCCAAATGTGCCGCCACCCATGCACCAAAAAGACAGGCATCCGTAGTAACCTTCATGGCGCACCGGTCCTGACGAATAATAAACTGCTTAAAACGGAAATACGGATTCGGCATACGCAAAGATGAAGAATAAGTCTGCTATCGCAAAATCAAGGTCATTTACAGGAACCATTAAGCGATTCAGGAACATCAAGCACATCAGAACCTTAACTATTCTTAACGCCTTAATGGTTTAAAAACACCACAACAGACTGTCACCATTACCGGAACCACTAAGCGATTCAGGAACGTGAAACACATCAAAACCTTAACTATTCTTAATGCCTTAATGGTTAAAAAGCACCACAACAGACCACCGCCATTACAGGAACCATTAAGCGATTCAGGACATTAAGCACATCAGAACCTTAACTATTCTTAACGCCTTAATGGTTCAAAAACACCACAACAAACCGACACCATTACAGGAACCATTAAGCGATTCAAGAACATGAAGCACATTAAAAACTTAACTATTCTTAATGCCTTAATGGTTCAAAAACACCGCAACAATATTATACAACTATTTGCCGGTTTTACATATTTAGATACATTCGCTCATGAATCAGCCAAAGGTTATCATTGTGGGACAGGGCATCAGTGGCACTTTTCTTTCCTGGTTTTGCTATCAGGCAGGTCTTGACTTTACCGTGATCGATGTGCAACGGGAAGGAACTCCTTCCAATGTCGCAGCAGGCATCATCAACCCGGTTACCGGTCGCCGCGTGGTAAAGGTCTGGCTCGACGATATCCTTCTGCCTTTTGCAGAAAAAGCATACACTGCAATGGGCACATTCCTGGATATACCCGCCATAACCAAAACCGCTATTGTTGATTTTTTTCCCAATCCTTTTATGAAAGAAAGTTTTCTGAAAAAGCTTTCGCAGAAAGAGGATTATATCCGCCTGCTGGAAGATGACCGGCAGTTTGCCCCGTATTTTAATTACGAATTCGGTGCCGGCTGCATTGCACCCGCTTATGTAGTAAATATGGCAGGGCTGCTTCCTGCCTGGCGCAATTTTTTAAGGCAACAGCACAAACTGATCGAAGAGCCCTTTGATTTTTCACAACTGGATGCAGCGGGTCGGGTTATTCAGTACAGGGAACATACAGCTGACCGGATCCTGTTTTGTGATGGCGCCGCAGGCGCGGCCAATCCTTATTTTTCATTGCTTCCCTTTGCGCTTAATAAAGGAGAAGCAGTAATTATAGAAGCACCGGAACTCCCGTCCGGCCTGCTTTTCAAAAAATCAATGCTGCTGGCGCCGCTGGTAGAAACAGGCCTGTTTTGGGCAGGAACAAATTATATCTGGGATTTTACAGATGAAGCCCCAACCGAAGCATTCCGGCAGGCGACGGAACAAACGCTCCGGCAATGGCTGAAAGTTCCTTTCAGGATCCTGGACCACAAGGCTGCGGTGCGGCCCGCAACCGTAGAAAGAAGGCCTTTTGCCGGGTTCCACCCGGTTTATCCAAACATCGGCATCCTGAATGGTATGGGGACAAAGGGTTGCTCACTGGCACCTTATTTTTCGCACCAGCTGGTTGAGCACCTGTTGCATCAACGGCCGCTCCTGCCTGAAGTGGATATCAGCCGCTTCAAAAATATACTAAGCCGGCAGCCGCTTTAGTCGTGCAATACCTTGCGTGATCAGTGCCGGTTACCGGGTTTTGCTGATCCAGATCCTGTTAAAATATAAAGGCCCCGCACCCGGTACTGCCCTGAGGGAGATCTGGTAAAAACCCGCTTGCGGAAAACGCAGCTGCCCCAACCGGGTATCCACAAATTCATCGGTATAACTCTGATGCGGTTCTGCCACAATGGTACCGGATGATGGTAACTGCTGCTCCAGGTACTGGTCGGTTACACGCGCCGCTACGGTGGCCGCTTCCTTCGAGTGGTTATGATACGACAGGTCCAGCTGGTAACTGCCCGCCTCCGGTATATAAACCTCCCAGTTCAGCATGCCCTCTTTATCGATAACAAGACGGGTCGGACGCAGTCCGTCATAGCGCTCCAGCTTAAAGTCCCTGTTTTTTTCCCAGACATTGGCGCCCGTAAGCGCAAAACCACCAAAGGTGGACTCCGCCACCATCTCACCATCCAGCGACACCGGTGCCGGATATTGCAATACCACAACAGAAACAAAAGGATCCCCCGCCTGTTCCGGTAACTGCAGATGCGTGAGCGGCCCGTTCTGTGTAAACTTCAGGGGCTTTTTGCCGGAAGCCGTGATCAGTGCTGCCTTTTCCGGTTTTGAAAGGATCCCCGACAAACGCAATACCTTATCCAGCGGCCAATTATAAACATGCAGATAAACAAGCTGTTTATTCCCGGCTGTTTTGGTGGTGATCCTGCCCCAATCGTGCTGGCCTGCCCGCAATTCGAGGCCCGTACAGCCATAGATGGCTTCACCGTTTTTTGACAGCCAGGTACCCAGGTCCTCCAGGCGACGCACGCCTTCGTAAGGAACCGACCCATCGGCACGCGGACCGATATTCAGCGTAAAATCTCCGTTAAGACTTACATTCCCGATCAATGATTGCAGCAACTGACTGGTCGATTTCCATTCATTTTCCTGTCCGTAATATCCCCAGGAATGCGCAATCGTACCGGAGGTTTCCCAGGGATGCGCCGTATAAACGGAACCGAATTCATTATCCCCTTTTGATTCAAAATCCACACCCGGGTCGGAAGCCGGCAGGCCAATCCTGGAATTAATCAGGCAGTTAGGCTGCAGCTCTCTTATCAGCCGCACCACCTGGTCCAGCTGCTCTTTCTTCACCACGGTCTTTTTATAGTCCAGCCACATATCAAACCAGAACATGGCAATGTCGCCGTAATTGGTCAGTAATTCCCTTAACTGTGGAATAACTTTCTCCTGCCAGTATTTATCGTAGTCCTCATCCTTAATTCCGGTCAACTCCTTATTATGATCCCATCCGTAAGGATGGTCCCAGTCAACCCAGTGCGAATAATAAAAGCCCAGTTTGATCCCGTGCTTCTTACAGGCGGCGGCCAGTTCCTTGATCACATCGCGGTTGGTGCCGCTTAGCTTTGTTAGGTTATAATCGCTCGCTTTACTGTTCCAGAGGGCTACCCCATCATGATGCTTTGACGTGATCGTTATGTATTTCATTCCCGCTTTTTTTGCAAGCAGCACCCATTCCTCCGGCCGGATCCGGTTCCAGTCGAACCGCCTGGCCAGTTCCCCGTATTCATCCTTTGAGATCCGGTTGCGGTAACGGATCCATTCCGCATAGTTATTCCCGTAGCGCAGCCGTTCTCCCTTCCACATCCCTTCAGCAGCACTGTACAAACCCCAATGAATGAACATTCCAAAACGTGCGGCCGTAAACCACCGGGTCTTGGGAGCAGCTGCAGCACCGGACTGGGAATGAACGGCAAAAGCAGTAAATACCATCCATAAAGAGAAAACGATCTTATTTTTCATAACAAACCTGATTACGGCTAAGATACGTAACTTTTACAGTGGCAACATCATTGCCGGAACACCGGCGCCATCCGGCCGTTATTTCCGGCGCAATAAAAGGAAAATTCCGAGAAGGACGATCCCAACGAGGAAAAAGGCCCACCACATACCTGCTTTAAAAATCGCTTCAACAGCGCTGCAGCTTTGAAGCAGCGCCATGCCGGCCAGTATCATATAAAAGAGAATATTTTTCATATTTGTTCTTTTTAAGGGTTAGACAACCACCTCACAAGACCTTACCGGCAACCGCCGGCAAGCGATTACCACAGCAAATTTCCTGCTTCATCAGAAGCACTACGAATTTCAGGCCAAATCATAATTTACCGCTTACTTTTTGCCAGCGGAAGACAAATCACAGCACGTGTAAATTTTGGTTTAATATTTGGAGATTTTTAATTAAAAAGCAGGCAGAAACTAAGAAATCTGTTAGGTTTGCAAAAACAGCGCAGAACCCTTTTCATTCATTGAATTAACCCGTTGCACACTTGAACAAAGCAGTAAAAAAAGGTATAAAAATAATTCTGAAAATACTTGCAGGTATTATTGTACTTGTCATTCTGCTTATCCTGTCGCTGAACCTTCCATTTGTACAAAATCTCATTAAGAACAAGGTTGTGCAATACCTGAAAAAGAAGACCGATACCGAGATCAGCCTGGAACGCATCCGTATCGGTTTTCCGAAAGACTTGGAGCTGAACAAACTTTATGTTGCTGATAAAAAAAAGGACACCCTGCTTTATACCGAAAAACTGGGAGTAGACCTGGACATGCTGGCCCTGCTCTCGAACCGGGTGGAAATAAACAGTATCGAACTGGATAAAGTGCGGGCGAATGTGTACCGACTCCATCCGGATACGGTATTTAATTACCAGTTCCTGGTAGACTCGCTTATATCCAACGAAGAGAAGACACCGGAGGATGAAAAAAAAGACACCACCTCCACCCTTCGCTTCCGCCTGGACAAGATCACTTTTAACGATATCCGGATCCGGTTCCGGGATGATGTGTCTGGCAATGATGCAGGCGTTTTTCTGGGCAACCTGGATGCCCGGGTAAAAACATTCGACCTGGATAAGATGCATTATGCCTTGCGTTCACTCGCAGTTAAAAATACCCGGCTGCATTATTTTCAGAACAAACCGCTCACCGTGCTGCAGCAAAAAGCAGATTCCAGTATCGATAAAACCGCCACAGAAAAGGGAGGTCGCCTGCCATTGATCGAATTCGCAAAACTTGCGCTGGACAATGTATCGCTTCAATACGACGACCGGCTCTCAGACACCAGGGCTCTTGCGGAGCTGAATGCATTTCACCTGGATGACCTCGCACTCGATCTTACCAATGGCAGCTACCGCTCTTCAGAGGTCCTGTTGCAGAACTCTCTGATCGATTTTGCCTACCGTCCTACACCGACCAACGAAAAAGCGGTGGAAACCGCTGCAGACAGTGCAGCGGCATCTTCTTTCGGTCTGCTGCTGGGAAAAGTGATCTTTGCCAATAACCGGTTGCGATACGATAACCTGGCAGCTGCCCGTACGCCGGGACACCTGGATTTTAATCACCTCAACATAAAAGAACTGGGACTTACCGGAAACAATATTTCCATTGACAGCACCGGTATAAAAGCCGCCGTACTCGGCGGGAAATTAAAAGACACCAGTGGCTTTGTACTGAATGACCTCAAAGGCGACATCGTGTATGATGACCGGCAATTGAAGGTGGACGGGTTTATTTTAAAAACCCCTTATACCCGGATCGACAACAACAGCCTGCTCAGCTACACCTCGCAGGAGGACCTGAGCAAACATCCGGAAAAAGTAAAGATGGACGTTCAGTTCCGGGATACCCGGATCGGGATGCAGGACCTGTATTACCTCCTGCCGTCGGTACCGGCCAGTTACCGCAGCCGGCAGATCAATCTGGCAGCAGCGTTTACGGGCTATCTGAATGACCTCGATATTGATAAGTTGCAGATCCATGGCCTGAACAGCACCAATATCGACATTGCCGGCGGCATCAAAGGATTGCCGGATCTTGAAAAGACCGTGTTCAATTTAAACCTCCGGAAACTGCAGACTTCCAAAAGCGATCTCCTTTCGCTGGTACCGGCAACAACGATGCCTCAAAGCATTGAATTGCCCGGTTATCTTTCGGCAAACGGAAAATTTAACGGCAGTCTTACCAATTTCACCACCGGATTACAATTAAAAACAGATATGGGCGGTGCCACGCTGCAGGCCGCCATGGGCGGACCAAAGAACAGGGAGATCTACCGTGCCAAGGTGCAGCTGAATAACTTTAACCTGGGGCGGCTGCTGAAACAACAGGATCAGCTGGGCACCATTTCGCTGCTGGCCAATATAAGCGGCCAGAGCCTGGACCCCAAAAAAATGCGTGCAAAGTTGAACGGGACCATTTATCATGCCCGTTATAACAGGTACGATTATAAAAACATTAAACTGGAAGGCTCTTACGCCGGCAATATAGCCACCCTTAACGCCATCAGCAACGACAGCAACGCGCATTTCACCTTAGACACAAAGGTCGATCTTAATAAAGCTACCCCGGCAATAAAAGGAACAGCCGACCTGAAAAACATCGATCTCCAAAAACTGAACTTTTATACAGATCCGTTGAAACTGGCGGGGCTGGTTGATATGGATTTCAGTTCCGTGGACCCGGACTACCTCAACGGATCAGCCACCCTGAAAAGTGTTCAGATCGGCTTCAACGAATCCATCTATAATATTGATACCTTAACGCTCAATGCCGTATCGACCAGGGAACACAACGAATTGACACTATCTTCAGACTTCATGACAGCCCGGTTCAGCGGGAAATACCAGCTGACCCAGACCGGACAGGCCTTTATCAACCAGATCAACAAATACTATGCATTTGCTCCCACAAAGAAAATAGCGCCCCAGCAGCTGCAATTCAATATTGTCATTACCGATCCGGGGCTGATCCAGAAATTTGTTCCCGCGCTCACCACGCTGGCACCCGCCACCATCGACGGAAATATTAATACCCTGAACGACAGTCTTCGTCTGAATGCCGCTTTCCCTCATGTGGTCTACGACAGCTTTGATATAAAAGATATTCAATTAAAGGCGGGCAATACGGATTCAACAAAACTTGACTATGCATTGAACATAAAGGCCATCCAAAGTCCTTCTGTAAATCTTTACAATGCGGAAGTAAGCGGGGCTGCTGCAAATAATTTGCTGGATGTAAATCTCTTTTTAAGAGACCGTGCCAACAAGGATAAATACCAGGTAGGCGGCCAGTTCAAATCGATCAATGAAACCTATCAGTTTATGCTGGATCCGCAAAAGCTGCTCCTGAACTATGACCCCTGGAAGGTAGCCGCCGATAATATGATCCAGTATGGTAAGGCAGGGGTGTATGTACGCAATTTTGAGATCAGCAACAACGGGCAGTCGCTGGCCATCAACAGCCGGTCTGCCGAGCCCAATGCCCCTGTCAATGTTAAATTCACCAATTTCATGCTGGAGACCCTGACCAGGTACGCTGACCAGGATACGGCAATGGTAGGCGGAAAACTCAACGGCGTCGTGGATGTTACCGATATAGCCACCAGCCCGAAGTTTGAAGCAGATCTTACCATCAACCAGCTCCGGTACCAGAAAGATGCCCTAGGTGATGCAACCATAAAAGTAAACAACAACACCGCCAATGCCTACCAGGCGGATGTCCGCCTGACCGGTCTGCACGATCTTGCTGTAACGGGATTCTATTATACCGGGGAAACCGGTTCACTGGACCTGGATATCACCGTCAATAAGATCGACCTGAAACACATTGAAAGCGTTACGGGCGGTCAGATAAGGAACGGCAAAGGCATCCTTACCGGAAACCTCACGGCCAAAGGCCCGGTAAGTAAACCCGTCATCCTGGGCGCCCTCACTTTTAAAGATGCGGGACTGAACATTGCACAGCTGAACGGCTACTACCAGCTCAGGAATGAGACCGTACGCTTTGTGGAGTCCGGTATATCCTTTAATAAATTCACCATACGGGATTCCGCCAATCAGCCGCTGACGCTGGACGGGATGATCACTACACGTGACTTTTCCAATCCGGGTTTCAACCTGACCCTGCGCGCCAATAATTTCAGGGTCATGAATTCCACGATTGCAGATAACGAATTATTTTATGGTACTGTGCTGGTCACCCTCAATGCCCGGATCAACGGCGACCTGAACAAGCCCAAGGTTGATATGCAGGTACGGATCAACAAAGGCACCAAATTCAATTTTGTGATCCCCGATGATGACCCGCTGGTGGCAAGCCAGGAGGGCATTGTAGAGTTTATTGATAAAGATGCGCCCCCGTTCAATGGCCGGCAGCCGTTGAATGTGGACAGTCTTACCCGTTCGCCCATTACCGGCGTTGATATTTCGGGTGATATAACGATCGATAAGGAAGCGGAGATCACCATCGTGGTAGATCCGCAGAACGGGGATGCACTGCGTGTAAAAGGGGAAGCCGATCTCAGTCTGCAGATGGATCCCAGTGGCCGCATTACTTTAACCGGCAGGTACGAAATTACGGAAGGTGGTTATAACCTTACCATCGGCGGGCTGGCGAAACGCGAGTTCAAGATCCAGCAGGGAAGCTCGATCCAGTGGACAGGGGCTCCTACAGAAGCTAATGCTGATATCACTGCTATCTATGAGATCAATACCTCCCCGATCGACCTGGTATCAGGGCAGATCGATCCCGCCGATAATATCACCCGCACCAAATCGCGGCAAAAACTGCCATTTTATGTGTACCTGAAAATGAACGGGGAATTATTAAAACCCACCCTTAGCTTCCAGATCGATATGAGGGAGAGCGACCGCAATGCCCTTGATGGCATCGTTTATACCCGGTTGCAACAGGTCAATGCCAATGAAAGTGAACTCAACAAACAGGTCTTTGCCCTGCTGGCTCTTAACCGTTTTATTTCCGATAATCCGTTTGAAAGTCTTGCCGGCGGTACTTCAGCAGGGGCACTGGCCCGGCAGAGTGTAAGCAAACTGCTTACTGAACAGCTGAACAACCTCGCCTCCGACCTGATCAAGGGAGTGGACATCAATTTCGACCTCACGTCGCAGGAGGATTATTCCACCGGGCAGGAAAAAACAAAGACCGACCTGAATGTAGCCTTTACCAAACGGCTTCTGAACGACCGTCTCAGCGTAACAGTGGGAAATAATTTTGCGCTTGAAGGCGCCAATGCCAATCAGAACGCAGCCCAGCTGGCCAGTAATGTAAACATAGAATACATGCTTTCCAGGGACGGGCGTTACCGTCTGCGCGCTTACCGGCGCAATCAAACAGAAGGCATCATTGAAGGACAGATCATCGAAACCGGTGTAGGTTTTATCATAGTGGTAGATTATAACAGGTTCAGAGAAGTGTTCCGCAGTTTCAGAAAGCGGGATCAGCGCCGTGGCTCCGGCAGTATCAATGGCAGTAACCGAGAAAACAAGGGAGATGAGTAAACGGAATTTTTCATATTTGTTTTTTACCCGCAGGGATCGTCAGTTATCAGCTGCCAGGGCGCAGGTGGCGGCCTTCAGCCCGGATGCAATTTCCGGCACTCAAATCCCGGCGCTGAAACCTGAAATCTCAAATCCTAAATCCCGAATCTCAGCGCTTAAATCCCGGATCCCGAATCTCAATACGCAATACCCGATCATCAAATCCCGTCCTTTCGTTTATTTTGTAAGCGTTCTGCTCTTTATGGTATTCTTCACCTCCTGCAGCTCTACAAAAAAATTAAAACCCGGTGAAGTGCTTTATACCGGCGCCACTATAAACCTGAACCCCGATACGCCTGCTGTTAAAAGTCAGAAAGATTTCAAAAGCCAGCTGGAAGAAAAAGTACGACCCGGGCCCAACAAAAAGCTGCTCGGCTGGCGTTATAAATTATTTTTCTATAACCTTGTCAGCGAACCCAAAAAACAGAAAGGATTTAAGTACTGGGTAAAGTATAAACTGGGAGAGCCGCCCGTTTTAATGAGCCAGGTCAAATTGCAGAACAATGTAAATATAATGACCAGTTACCTTGCCAGCAAAGGCTTTTTACAGGCCTCCGGCTCGGGAGACACCCTTATAGAAGGCAAAATGGGCAAGGCCTTTTACCAGGTCTATTCCGGTCCGCGCTACACATTGAATACCATCAGTTTCCCACGCGACAGCAATGCAGAGATCGCCGGGCTCATCCGCAATGTGCAGAACAAGACCTTATTAAAAGAAGGCAATTATTACGATCTGGATGTCTTTAAAGCCGAACGGGAACGCATCGATGTACAGCTCAAAGAAAACGGGTATTTCTATTTTAATCCCGATTACCTGCTGATACAGGCAGACAGTACGATCGGTGATCAGAAAGTTGATATCAATCTGAAAATAAAGGACAATGCACCACGCGCGGCATTGCAGCCTTATTTCATCCGCAATATAAACATTTACCCGGACTACAGCCTGCGGCGGGATTCGGTCACCAGGTCCTCCGAACCGGTGCAGTTCAAAGACTTTACGATCTACGATCCCAATCATAAATACAAACCCCGATTATTCGAACATCTGATCTTTTTCCAGAAAGGTGACCGCTATAACCGGACCGACCATTCCTTAAGCCTGAACCGGCTGGTGAACATCGGGACCTTCCGTTTTGTAAAGGCAGAATTCAACCCCATGGACACCGCTACCAGCAACAATATGGATGTGGATTTCCTCCTTACCTCTTCCAAAA includes:
- a CDS encoding BamA/TamA family outer membrane protein, yielding MSKRNFSYLFFTRRDRQLSAARAQVAAFSPDAISGTQIPALKPEISNPKSRISALKSRIPNLNTQYPIIKSRPFVYFVSVLLFMVFFTSCSSTKKLKPGEVLYTGATINLNPDTPAVKSQKDFKSQLEEKVRPGPNKKLLGWRYKLFFYNLVSEPKKQKGFKYWVKYKLGEPPVLMSQVKLQNNVNIMTSYLASKGFLQASGSGDTLIEGKMGKAFYQVYSGPRYTLNTISFPRDSNAEIAGLIRNVQNKTLLKEGNYYDLDVFKAERERIDVQLKENGYFYFNPDYLLIQADSTIGDQKVDINLKIKDNAPRAALQPYFIRNINIYPDYSLRRDSVTRSSEPVQFKDFTIYDPNHKYKPRLFEHLIFFQKGDRYNRTDHSLSLNRLVNIGTFRFVKAEFNPMDTATSNNMDVDFLLTSSKKNAMSLSVTGTSKSNNFIGSEIKVTHTNKNTFRGAEQFNLSLSGGFEKQFSGQQKNLTSYSLGAEAKLLFPRIILPIFNFKTHNAYVPKTHITIGSQLLNRANYYTLLSGKGEFGYLWKGNEFNEHQLNPISISYIRTANTTDSFNRMLEKVPTLKNNFENQFIIGTNYTYTYSNQMKTEARNNFLFMGAVESAGNLVNAFIPKDEDGKKRLFQTITNQFVRLEADFRDYYKIKPGLIWANRFNVGYGIPYGNSSVLPYIRQFFAGGSNDIRAFRSRSLGPGSFYFNTDSLDFFADQGGDVKVMLNTELRAKLFSIIQGAVFIDAGNIWLAKNDTSRPGGQFRLGGVLSETAVGGGVGLRVDASIFVVRFDLAMPFRKPWLPPGQRWVFDQIRFSDPEWRKKNLIFNIGIGYPF
- a CDS encoding tRNA1(Val) (adenine(37)-N6)-methyltransferase, with product MPNPYFRFKQFIIRQDRCAMKVTTDACLFGAWVAAHLAGSSGTVLDIGAGTGLLSLMMAQAAPVAIEAIEIQPADYEQAAENIAGSPWSQTIRLLKGDVLQYPFEKKYRAVVSNPPFYEGDLRSAEPQKNIAHHSAMLPLLPLLQVVQAQLEAEGDAFLLLPAKRKAALVRLLGSSGLYLNALCYVHQTELHDPFRIMVVCGRRKKEYTEERIVIRRANEYTPEFKVLLQPYYLYL
- a CDS encoding NAD(P)/FAD-dependent oxidoreductase, with the translated sequence MNQPKVIIVGQGISGTFLSWFCYQAGLDFTVIDVQREGTPSNVAAGIINPVTGRRVVKVWLDDILLPFAEKAYTAMGTFLDIPAITKTAIVDFFPNPFMKESFLKKLSQKEDYIRLLEDDRQFAPYFNYEFGAGCIAPAYVVNMAGLLPAWRNFLRQQHKLIEEPFDFSQLDAAGRVIQYREHTADRILFCDGAAGAANPYFSLLPFALNKGEAVIIEAPELPSGLLFKKSMLLAPLVETGLFWAGTNYIWDFTDEAPTEAFRQATEQTLRQWLKVPFRILDHKAAVRPATVERRPFAGFHPVYPNIGILNGMGTKGCSLAPYFSHQLVEHLLHQRPLLPEVDISRFKNILSRQPL
- a CDS encoding translocation/assembly module TamB domain-containing protein; protein product: MNKAVKKGIKIILKILAGIIVLVILLILSLNLPFVQNLIKNKVVQYLKKKTDTEISLERIRIGFPKDLELNKLYVADKKKDTLLYTEKLGVDLDMLALLSNRVEINSIELDKVRANVYRLHPDTVFNYQFLVDSLISNEEKTPEDEKKDTTSTLRFRLDKITFNDIRIRFRDDVSGNDAGVFLGNLDARVKTFDLDKMHYALRSLAVKNTRLHYFQNKPLTVLQQKADSSIDKTATEKGGRLPLIEFAKLALDNVSLQYDDRLSDTRALAELNAFHLDDLALDLTNGSYRSSEVLLQNSLIDFAYRPTPTNEKAVETAADSAAASSFGLLLGKVIFANNRLRYDNLAAARTPGHLDFNHLNIKELGLTGNNISIDSTGIKAAVLGGKLKDTSGFVLNDLKGDIVYDDRQLKVDGFILKTPYTRIDNNSLLSYTSQEDLSKHPEKVKMDVQFRDTRIGMQDLYYLLPSVPASYRSRQINLAAAFTGYLNDLDIDKLQIHGLNSTNIDIAGGIKGLPDLEKTVFNLNLRKLQTSKSDLLSLVPATTMPQSIELPGYLSANGKFNGSLTNFTTGLQLKTDMGGATLQAAMGGPKNREIYRAKVQLNNFNLGRLLKQQDQLGTISLLANISGQSLDPKKMRAKLNGTIYHARYNRYDYKNIKLEGSYAGNIATLNAISNDSNAHFTLDTKVDLNKATPAIKGTADLKNIDLQKLNFYTDPLKLAGLVDMDFSSVDPDYLNGSATLKSVQIGFNESIYNIDTLTLNAVSTREHNELTLSSDFMTARFSGKYQLTQTGQAFINQINKYYAFAPTKKIAPQQLQFNIVITDPGLIQKFVPALTTLAPATIDGNINTLNDSLRLNAAFPHVVYDSFDIKDIQLKAGNTDSTKLDYALNIKAIQSPSVNLYNAEVSGAAANNLLDVNLFLRDRANKDKYQVGGQFKSINETYQFMLDPQKLLLNYDPWKVAADNMIQYGKAGVYVRNFEISNNGQSLAINSRSAEPNAPVNVKFTNFMLETLTRYADQDTAMVGGKLNGVVDVTDIATSPKFEADLTINQLRYQKDALGDATIKVNNNTANAYQADVRLTGLHDLAVTGFYYTGETGSLDLDITVNKIDLKHIESVTGGQIRNGKGILTGNLTAKGPVSKPVILGALTFKDAGLNIAQLNGYYQLRNETVRFVESGISFNKFTIRDSANQPLTLDGMITTRDFSNPGFNLTLRANNFRVMNSTIADNELFYGTVLVTLNARINGDLNKPKVDMQVRINKGTKFNFVIPDDDPLVASQEGIVEFIDKDAPPFNGRQPLNVDSLTRSPITGVDISGDITIDKEAEITIVVDPQNGDALRVKGEADLSLQMDPSGRITLTGRYEITEGGYNLTIGGLAKREFKIQQGSSIQWTGAPTEANADITAIYEINTSPIDLVSGQIDPADNITRTKSRQKLPFYVYLKMNGELLKPTLSFQIDMRESDRNALDGIVYTRLQQVNANESELNKQVFALLALNRFISDNPFESLAGGTSAGALARQSVSKLLTEQLNNLASDLIKGVDINFDLTSQEDYSTGQEKTKTDLNVAFTKRLLNDRLSVTVGNNFALEGANANQNAAQLASNVNIEYMLSRDGRYRLRAYRRNQTEGIIEGQIIETGVGFIIVVDYNRFREVFRSFRKRDQRRGSGSINGSNRENKGDE
- a CDS encoding alpha-L-fucosidase, giving the protein MKNKIVFSLWMVFTAFAVHSQSGAAAAPKTRWFTAARFGMFIHWGLYSAAEGMWKGERLRYGNNYAEWIRYRNRISKDEYGELARRFDWNRIRPEEWVLLAKKAGMKYITITSKHHDGVALWNSKASDYNLTKLSGTNRDVIKELAAACKKHGIKLGFYYSHWVDWDHPYGWDHNKELTGIKDEDYDKYWQEKVIPQLRELLTNYGDIAMFWFDMWLDYKKTVVKKEQLDQVVRLIRELQPNCLINSRIGLPASDPGVDFESKGDNEFGSVYTAHPWETSGTIAHSWGYYGQENEWKSTSQLLQSLIGNVSLNGDFTLNIGPRADGSVPYEGVRRLEDLGTWLSKNGEAIYGCTGLELRAGQHDWGRITTKTAGNKQLVYLHVYNWPLDKVLRLSGILSKPEKAALITASGKKPLKFTQNGPLTHLQLPEQAGDPFVSVVVLQYPAPVSLDGEMVAESTFGGFALTGANVWEKNRDFKLERYDGLRPTRLVIDKEGMLNWEVYIPEAGSYQLDLSYHNHSKEAATVAARVTDQYLEQQLPSSGTIVAEPHQSYTDEFVDTRLGQLRFPQAGFYQISLRAVPGAGPLYFNRIWISKTR